Part of the Sulfitobacter donghicola DSW-25 = KCTC 12864 = JCM 14565 genome, ATAGTGCCGCGTCTTTGTAGGAAATCTGTGGCCAGTCCTGATCCACCGATTTACCGCCGCCGAACTCTTCGAAAATGCCGGTTAGAACAGGCTGGATCGTGTCGAATACATCCTGCTGCTCAACAAAAGACATCTCAAGGTCGAGCTGGTAGAAATCCGTTGGCGAACGGTCAGCGCGCGGATCTTCGTCGCGGAAACACGGCGCGATCTGAAAGTATTTATCAAAGCCGGAAACCATCAACAGCTGTTTGAACTGCTGAGGCGCCTGCGGCAGGGCATAGAATTTGCCCGGGTGCAAACGGGACGGCACCAAAAAGTCGCGCGCGCCTTCTGGCGAAGATGCTGTGATGATCGGCGTTTGGAATTCTTTGAACTCCTGATCCCACATACGTTTACGGATCGAGCTAACAACGTCTGAGCGCAGCACCATATTGCGCTGCATCTTTTCACGGCGCAGATCGAGGTAGCGATAGCGCAAGCGGGTTTCCTCTGGGTATTCCTGCTCACCAAAGACTTGCAAAGGCAGGTCACCGTTCACACGGCCCAGCACTTCGATGTCGCGCACGAATACTTCGATCTCGCCAGTTGGGATTTTGGAGTTCACCAAATCCGCCGCACGCGCCTTAACTTCACCGTCGATGCGGATACACCATTCGGAACGAACCTTTTCAACCTCGGCAAATGCTGCGGAATCAGGATCACAGATCAGCTGCGTCATACCAAAGTGGTCGCGCAAATCGATGAACAAAACCCCGCCGTGGTCGCGTACACGATGCACCCAACCGGAAAGGCGAATATTATCGCCTACGTTTGTCGCATTTAGATCGGCGCAGGTTTGGCTTCGGTAGGCGTGCATGTCGGTCCCTCTTTTGTTGGGCAAAAGCGTCGTGGCAAAGGCCACGCGCAAAACGGATATATCGCGGGCAGCTACACCGCGCACAGACCACGAAGTCAAGAGTACCGCCCGATAATCCAGCCGAAACATGGGGCAAATGGCATGAATGAGCCGCCAACCTCGTATTCTGGCCCGCCGTTTGGCTGCTCTTTCAATCTTGGCACGTGAATGCCAGAACAAGGCATGTCAAAGAAAACCCTGAACGAAGCCAATCTGAGCGCCCTTGGCGCGGAACGTCTTGCCCAATTGTTGATCGAGGTCAGCACGGGCAGCGCCGAGATCAAACGCCGCCTGCGGCTGGAGCTGAGCCATAATTTGGGTGCCACGGAATTGGCACATGACGTTCGCAAACGGCTCACCTCGATCCAGCGATCAAAAAGCCGCGTGAGCTGGCGAAAACGCAAGGCTTTGGTCAAAGACCTGAGTACGCAAGCCGAAATGATAACCGACAAAATCGCGCTAGAGGCCCCGACCGAGGCATTCGATCTTCTTTGGCAATTCACGCAAATGGCCCCTTCGGTGTTTGATCGCGTCGATGATAGCCGCGGTGAGGTACAGGCCGTATTTTCGCAGGCTTTCGAACAGTTTGGTGAGATAGCAGACCGTGCAATTCTAAATCCGACAGATTTAGCCACCCGCACGTGGGATGCCCTGCGCGACAATAGCTGTGGAGAGTTCGACGGAATCATCCCGCTGCTTGCCCCCTCAATGGGCGATGAAGGATTGGCACATCTGAAAGAGCTAATCGCGGAATACAAAGAAACCCCTCTTGAAACGAACGATGATGACCATGCTGCGTTACAATTCCTAAGGGATCTGCGCAGCACAGGTGGCGATTTTGCGGCTGAACAAAAAAACGCGTTGATCAGAGATTGCTTGCAAGAGATCGCAATCGCCCAAGGCGATACAGACGCATATATCGATCAATACTCCCAGGAGGATCTGGCGGACCCTGCCGTCGCCGCAGAGGTTGCGCTTTTGTTGCTCGAAAACGATCAGCCCGAAAAGGCATTTGATTTACTGATGGATGCTGATCCGCAGGATGCTGGCGTTCAACCGGAATGGGATGCCGCCTATATTGCTTGCCTGTTGTACCTTGGCAGGGTTGATGACGCGCAAACCCACCGTTGGGATTGCTTTAGGCGCACGCTTGCACCCGATTACTTGCGCGATCACCTGAAACTTTTGCCTGACTTTGATGACATCGAAGCAGAGGACACGGCAAAGGCTTTGGCCATGGAGTTTGGCGATCTCACGACCGCTTTGCTCTTTTTCACCCAATGGCCGGATTTATCCAAAGGCGCCCAATTGATCGAAACCCGCACCGCTGAGATTGACGGCCAACTGGATCACATCCTTGGCCCTATCGCGGAAACGCTACAGGTTCGCTATCCGATGGCCGCTGTCCTGCTGTGGCGCCGTATGATTGATTATGCTCTGTGGGAAGGGCGCACGCAGCATTATGCCCAGATGGCTGGGTATTTGATGGACTGCGCGGCGGTTGATGGCGAGATTGAGGATTACGGAAAATACCCGACTCACCTGAGCTATCTAGAAAACTTGCGCCAAACCTATCCGCACAAGGCTTCTTTTTGGGCGAAACTGCCATAACAATGCCGCGTAACTCGCCTGATCAGCCGTAGAATTTGAAAACTGATCCTATATTGTCCGAAATTCGCAGGCGCATTGTCGCATTCAGTGCAGTATACCACGGTATACTATCGACGTAGCGCCGTTGTTGGTCTAAGAAGCGGCAACGTTACTGTTAAGGAGATTTCCATGTCCGATATCATCTACACCAAAGTTGACGAAGCCCCCGAGCTGGCCTCGGCTTCCTTCCTGCCTATCATTCAGAAATTCGCCGCTGCTGCTGGCGTATCTGTAGGGACAAAAGACATTAGCCTCGCGGGTCGCATTTTGTCGACCTTCCCAGAGCATTTGAAAGAAGATCAGCGCCAATCCGACGATCTGGCCGAACTGGGCCGTCTGGTAAAGACAGCCGATGCAAACGTGATCAAGCTGCCTAACATCTCGGCTTCGGTTCCTCAGTTGGTTGCGGCGATTAAAGAATTGCAAGGCCAAGGCTTTGCCCTGCCCGACTATCCAGAAGCACCTGAAACGGATGAAGACAAAGCAATCCGCGCAAAATACGACACCCTGAAAGGGTCTGCCGTGAACCCTGTTCTGCGCGAAGGCAACTCGGACCGTCGCGCGGCCAAAGCCGTCAAAAGCTTTGCCCAAAACAACCCGCACCGCATGGGCGATTGGACGGCTGACAGCAAAACTGAAGTCTCCTCAATGTCTGGTGGTGATTTCTTCTCCAACGAAACATCGGCAACCTTGGCGAATGAAGCGACCGCAAAGATCGTTTTGACAACAGACGCAGGTGAAACCGTCCTGAAAGAGGGCATCACCTATCCCGCCGGTACCGTTGTCGACGCAACCTTCATGAGCGCAGCTGCACTTCAGTCCTTTCTGAAAGGCGAAATCGACAAAACCAAAGCCGACGGCACGTTGTTCTCGCTGCACATGAAAGCCACCATGATGAAGGTCTCTGACCCGATCATCTTTGGCCATGCGGTAAAAGCGTTTCTAGCGCCCGTATTCGAAAAGCACGGCGATGCGATGGCTGATCTGGGTGTGAACCCGAACTCGGGCCTTGGTGATCTGTTGGCCCGTGTTGAGGGTAACGCAGCAATCATGGCCGATATTGATGCCTGCATGGCGTCACGCCCGCCGATGTATATGGTTGATTCCGACAAAGGCATCACAAACCTGCATGTTCCGTCTGACGTGATCATCGACGCCTCTATGCCCGCGCTGATCCGCGCTGGCGGTAAAGGTTGGGGCCCAGATGGCAAAGAATCCGACACCAACTGTGTGATCCCAGATAACTCTTACGCGCCAGTTTACGATGAGTCGGTGAAGTTCTTTAAGGAGAACGGCAAGCTGAACCCAGCCACCGCAGGCACGGTTCAAAACATCGGCCTGATGGCGCAAAAGGCCGAGGAATACGGCTCTCACCCAACCACATTCGAGATGCCAGCAGCCGGCACGGTCAAGATGATCCTTGATGACGGCACTGTTCTGCACGAGCACACAGTTGAGGCAGGTGACATCTGGCGCTCCGCTTCGGCGCGCAAAGCACCTATCGAAGACTGGGTGAACCTAGCAATCTCGCGCCAAAAGGCCGAAGGCTGCAGCGCGATCTTCTGGCTCGATGCCAACCGCGCCCACGATGCCGAGCTGATCGAATATGTAAAACCGATCCTCGAAGCCAAAGGCGTTGCGGATAAATTCCAGATCATGGCCCCACGCGAAGCCACCCGCGCCTCGCTGGAAATCATCACCAAAGGTGAAAACACAATCGCGATCACAGGCAACGTTCTGCGCGACTATCTGACCGACCTTTTCCCGATCCTCGAATTGGCGACTTCGGCAAAAATGCTGTCGATCGTTAAACTGATGAACGGCGGCGGTTTGTTTGAAACGGGCGCTGGTGGTTCTGCACCAAAGCACGTTCAGCAGTTGCAGGAAGAAAACCACCTACGTTGGGACAGCTTGGGTGAATTCTGCGCATTGGGTGAAAGCCTGACGTTCCTTGCCGATGCAAAGAACAACGAAAAAGCCCGCGTTTTGGGCCAAGCCGTTGATGCAGCGACCCAAGGTATTCTGGACAACAGCCGCTCGCCTTCGCGCAAAGTAGGCGAGCCTGATAACCGTGACAGCCACTATTGGTTCGCACGTTACTGGGCCGAAGCACTGGCCGCACAGTCAACCGATGCTGACATGGCCGCACATTTTGCGCCAATCGCAAAAGCGCTAGCTGAAAATGAAGCCGCGATCGTTTCCGAGCTGGCAGCAGCACAGGGTAGCGCAGCTGATCTGGGTGGGTATTTCCACACCTCGGCTGATAAAACCGCAGCTGTGATGCGTCCTTCGGCAACGTTGAACGGCATCATCGGATAATCAAACAGACCGTGAAAGGGCCGCGCTCTGCTAAGGCAGGCGCGGCCCTTTTTTTTGCGCGGCTGCCCCCTTATGCGGGGCTAGGTGACGTTTCCAATCACCCCAATAGTTCGTGCACCCGCTCACTGAGACTGGTCAGAACAAAGGGTTTTTGGAGGAATTCATAGTTGAAATCCAGCCTGTCCGATTTCAACGTTTCGTCGCCATAACCCGTCATCAAAATAATCGGAACCTCCATCCCCAGCTCTTTTGAATGGAGAGCGACCTGTGCACCATTTCCATCCGGCAGCACCAAATCAAGGATCAGAATATCATAAGTTACTCTTTGAGCATTCAACAGCAGCAGCCCCTGCTCTACGCTGGCCGCTGTATGGATTTCAAAATTCTCTCTACCAAAATATGACTGGATCAGGTTGGAAAGCTCTGCGTTATCCTCAAGCAAAAATATTTTCCTTGGGGCATCCAACGTATATTGAACCGTACTGTCCTGTTCGACTTCTCGCCGATCGATAGAAATATCCTGCGCTGGGAAAATCAGATCAATACAAGCCCCCCCCCGATTGCTCAGCTCGACCCAACCGTCAGATTGGCGGGCAAAACCATCGACCGAGGAAAGCCCTAACCCAGTGCCCATCTTTCCTTCGGAATAAAACGGCTGCAAAGCTTCTTTCAGGCCCTCTTGGGAAAACCCAGGCCCCTCATCGCAAATCCGGAACCGAAAACACTTGTCCTGACGCTCAGACAGCTCAAGGGTTATTTTGCCCGTTCCCCCCATCGCGGCCGCAGCATTTTTGACCACATTTATCAATGAGCTGACCAAATATGCTTTGTCCAAGTTAATTGACGGATCCGCCAATATCTTTGTTTCCAGTTGGACATTGGGATAGCTGGAGTTCACGAATGTTTTCACCTCCGGAATAACAGCCGATGGTTGAAACCGCTCTGGGACCAAATCCTGCCTTCTACTATAACTCACGAGTTTTCGGTTCAGATGCACCGCATTTTGGCACGAACGCTGCGCTGCATTCAAAAACTGAAGCGTTTTGCCGCTGATCGCTGGCTCAAGGCGAACCATTTCCAAAGTGTTCTGGATGACGGCAAGAAAGTTATTCGTATCATGCGCAATTGTCCCCGAGATCTTGCCTAACATCTCTAGCTTTCGTTTTTGTTCTAACGCGGCGACATCCCGAAGGATTTCGGTAAAGTCCTGCCCCACAAAAACGCTTTGGCTGTTGTCTTCGCCTTCAATGATCGACCATTCAAAACTACGGCCATCTTGATAGCGATACAGATAGGTTGAATTCGGGCTCTGCGGCAGCGAGATCAGGTCAAACTCTGGGTGGAGGGGCCTGTGCAATTCCTCATGTAACGCGTTTATGTCATCGAGTGAGCGAAACAAAAGGCGGCGTTGCTGCGCTTGAAAAAACGCACAAGCCGCTGGATTGGCCATAACAACTAGCCCATTTTTGATAACCAAAACCGGGTTTGAAAAGTTTTCAAGGATAGACGCCGCCAAATCCAAAGCTTTGTCGCGGTCACTTTCCAATCTGTGGCGCATCTTTAATTCGGATCGAAGCCTGAGGTGCTGGGAAATAACGTTAAGGTATGGCTGTGCCTCGTTTCTCAGGGCAACAAAATCTTCTGGAAGCTCGACAACCAAATACTCTTCTACACCTGTCGACAATTGACCCGACGCAATGACATTTTCATCCCCAGCAGCTGAGGCAGCGGCAAAGCTATGGGCCTTATGAAATACAACGCCCTTTAGCTCTGGGTATCTGGCTGCAAGCTGGTTGAGCTGTTCAATCCCATTTGCTGGGGTGCTTTGGTCTGATGTCAGCACGTTCGTAAATGAGATCAACCCGTGCCTGAGCTCTTCCATTCGC contains:
- a CDS encoding DUF6880 family protein; this translates as MSKKTLNEANLSALGAERLAQLLIEVSTGSAEIKRRLRLELSHNLGATELAHDVRKRLTSIQRSKSRVSWRKRKALVKDLSTQAEMITDKIALEAPTEAFDLLWQFTQMAPSVFDRVDDSRGEVQAVFSQAFEQFGEIADRAILNPTDLATRTWDALRDNSCGEFDGIIPLLAPSMGDEGLAHLKELIAEYKETPLETNDDDHAALQFLRDLRSTGGDFAAEQKNALIRDCLQEIAIAQGDTDAYIDQYSQEDLADPAVAAEVALLLLENDQPEKAFDLLMDADPQDAGVQPEWDAAYIACLLYLGRVDDAQTHRWDCFRRTLAPDYLRDHLKLLPDFDDIEAEDTAKALAMEFGDLTTALLFFTQWPDLSKGAQLIETRTAEIDGQLDHILGPIAETLQVRYPMAAVLLWRRMIDYALWEGRTQHYAQMAGYLMDCAAVDGEIEDYGKYPTHLSYLENLRQTYPHKASFWAKLP
- a CDS encoding NADP-dependent isocitrate dehydrogenase; the protein is MSDIIYTKVDEAPELASASFLPIIQKFAAAAGVSVGTKDISLAGRILSTFPEHLKEDQRQSDDLAELGRLVKTADANVIKLPNISASVPQLVAAIKELQGQGFALPDYPEAPETDEDKAIRAKYDTLKGSAVNPVLREGNSDRRAAKAVKSFAQNNPHRMGDWTADSKTEVSSMSGGDFFSNETSATLANEATAKIVLTTDAGETVLKEGITYPAGTVVDATFMSAAALQSFLKGEIDKTKADGTLFSLHMKATMMKVSDPIIFGHAVKAFLAPVFEKHGDAMADLGVNPNSGLGDLLARVEGNAAIMADIDACMASRPPMYMVDSDKGITNLHVPSDVIIDASMPALIRAGGKGWGPDGKESDTNCVIPDNSYAPVYDESVKFFKENGKLNPATAGTVQNIGLMAQKAEEYGSHPTTFEMPAAGTVKMILDDGTVLHEHTVEAGDIWRSASARKAPIEDWVNLAISRQKAEGCSAIFWLDANRAHDAELIEYVKPILEAKGVADKFQIMAPREATRASLEIITKGENTIAITGNVLRDYLTDLFPILELATSAKMLSIVKLMNGGGLFETGAGGSAPKHVQQLQEENHLRWDSLGEFCALGESLTFLADAKNNEKARVLGQAVDAATQGILDNSRSPSRKVGEPDNRDSHYWFARYWAEALAAQSTDADMAAHFAPIAKALAENEAAIVSELAAAQGSAADLGGYFHTSADKTAAVMRPSATLNGIIG
- a CDS encoding response regulator — protein: MIKKTNDTEADHKQRLGFQTPSEIVEYRQRVIRFFFAVGAAVMLSLGSIAFGLTSALSTTLSLDRIHQTQTQNFEELSKKLSLLFTLDVSKAKSTVDAISLEGRGLISEIYAAEREAQREFETVGWAATIFFNKDLTIEQFSLVESEMESLESILQLIEDNTVRQGLTNIIHLRPIEAAFIQRRPWSKRFSNVSATIRDALDGLVRTESFFLSFSAALLTLAAMVTYFTAFRPSFSYLNRTLERHERMEELRHGLISFTNVLTSDQSTPANGIEQLNQLAARYPELKGVVFHKAHSFAAASAAGDENVIASGQLSTGVEEYLVVELPEDFVALRNEAQPYLNVISQHLRLRSELKMRHRLESDRDKALDLAASILENFSNPVLVIKNGLVVMANPAACAFFQAQQRRLLFRSLDDINALHEELHRPLHPEFDLISLPQSPNSTYLYRYQDGRSFEWSIIEGEDNSQSVFVGQDFTEILRDVAALEQKRKLEMLGKISGTIAHDTNNFLAVIQNTLEMVRLEPAISGKTLQFLNAAQRSCQNAVHLNRKLVSYSRRQDLVPERFQPSAVIPEVKTFVNSSYPNVQLETKILADPSINLDKAYLVSSLINVVKNAAAAMGGTGKITLELSERQDKCFRFRICDEGPGFSQEGLKEALQPFYSEGKMGTGLGLSSVDGFARQSDGWVELSNRGGACIDLIFPAQDISIDRREVEQDSTVQYTLDAPRKIFLLEDNAELSNLIQSYFGRENFEIHTAASVEQGLLLLNAQRVTYDILILDLVLPDGNGAQVALHSKELGMEVPIILMTGYGDETLKSDRLDFNYEFLQKPFVLTSLSERVHELLG